A genomic window from Glycine max cultivar Williams 82 chromosome 17, Glycine_max_v4.0, whole genome shotgun sequence includes:
- the LOC100816400 gene encoding uncharacterized protein — MGRESIANLQEVVESLCNVSRSSDERQRMVIESLVQLLIDPVTRYKVMDKVAPVLADLVELRDIKGKHKVIGKAIMKVLLHYFHRIKICKVSLYSERTRRLEELWNLKVERVKKEKLLSVQELREKEALSCVLKKEGRKSFFAGEIENAVVKYSEALNLCPLKLRKERIVLHSNRAQSYLLLRDSECAISDATRALCLSGAARPHGKSLWRRSQAFDMKGLTKESLMDCLAFIDTEGFKIPCYAAGFFN; from the coding sequence ATGGGAAGAGAAAGCATAGCAAATTTGCAAGAAGTGGTAGAGAGTTTGTGTAATGTTTCAAGATCCTCAGATGAAAGGCAACGCATGGTTATTGAAAGTCTTGTGCAGCTTCTCATAGACCCAGTTACAAGGTATAAAGTGATGGACAAAGTTGCTCCTGTGCTTGCTGATTTGGTTGAACTAAGAGACATCAAAGGGAAACACAAAGTAATTGGAAAAGCAATCATGAAGGTTCTCTTACATTATTTCCACAGAATCAAGATTTGCAAGGTGAGTTTGTATAGTGAAAGGACAAGAAGGTTGGAAGAGTTGTGGAATTTGAAGGTGGAGAGAGTGAAGAAAGAGAAACTATTGAGTGTGCAagaattgagagaaaaagaagccTTATCATGTGTTCTGAAAAAGGAAGGACGTAAGAGTTTTTTTGCTGGGGAGATTGAGAATGCTGTGGTGAAGTACTCAGAGGCTTTAAATTTGTGTCCTTTAAAACTAAGAAAAGAGAGGATTGTGCTTCATAGCAATAGAGCTCAGAGCTATTTGCTTCTTAGAGATTCAGAATGTGCCATCAGTGATGCCACAAGAGCACTGTGCCTATCGGGTGCGGCGCGTCCTCACGGAAAGAGTTTGTGGAGAAGATCACAGGCTTTTGACATGAAAGGGCTCACCAAGGAGAGCTTGATGGATTGTTTAGCGTTCATTGACACAGAGGGGTTCAAGATACCATGCTATGCAGCAGGGTTTTTTAACTAG